One genomic window of Halobellus limi includes the following:
- a CDS encoding DUF7318 family protein, which produces MSSSGSTYGDIHRYEPARESTAAAIAIVLLTIIEVVFVFLFTYGLISGWGLSDTGNMYLGAVLAVIFIDLAFILALYRKEFLPDVVIVKKRRRKWEDLYIREDEVDGTPFADGAWDHVKRAIYPYYKR; this is translated from the coding sequence ATGTCATCGAGTGGAAGCACCTACGGCGACATCCACCGCTACGAACCGGCCCGCGAGAGCACCGCCGCGGCAATCGCGATCGTCCTGCTCACGATCATCGAGGTCGTCTTCGTGTTCCTGTTCACGTACGGCCTCATCTCCGGCTGGGGCCTGAGCGACACGGGGAACATGTACCTCGGCGCCGTGCTGGCGGTGATCTTCATCGACCTGGCGTTCATCCTCGCGCTGTACCGCAAGGAGTTCCTGCCGGACGTCGTGATCGTCAAGAAGCGGCGTCGCAAGTGGGAGGACCTCTACATCCGCGAGGACGAGGTCGACGGCACGCCGTTCGCTGACGGCGCCTGGGACCACGTCAAGCGCGCGATCTACCCGTACTACAAGCGATAA
- a CDS encoding plastocyanin/azurin family copper-binding protein, with protein sequence MKRRDFLRAASVPAAATTASATAGLGAAQETETSGGTATGTATGTGTENGTGTGTGTGTGTGTGGDSGGGGSGETVTVTVGPGGSLVYEPGTEEPLQIAPGTTVEFVWDSDNHNIVVESQPEGANWGGHESIENTGFTYSHTFETLGTYEYYCDPHRSAGMEATIEVVENPEPAGGGGGGEKELHDLGVPIHAHWVGAATILGILVTVIFTFYILKYGESPHTGTGRN encoded by the coding sequence ATGAAGAGGCGGGACTTTCTGCGAGCAGCAAGCGTCCCTGCTGCTGCCACGACGGCCTCTGCCACCGCCGGACTCGGCGCCGCTCAGGAGACGGAGACGTCGGGCGGGACAGCCACCGGCACGGCAACCGGAACTGGAACCGAGAACGGCACCGGGACCGGAACCGGCACTGGCACGGGGACCGGTACCGGAGGCGATTCGGGTGGCGGCGGAAGCGGCGAGACCGTCACGGTGACAGTCGGGCCGGGCGGCTCGCTCGTGTACGAACCGGGGACTGAGGAACCGTTACAGATCGCTCCGGGGACGACCGTCGAGTTCGTCTGGGACTCGGACAACCACAACATCGTCGTCGAGAGCCAACCCGAGGGCGCGAACTGGGGCGGTCACGAATCGATCGAGAACACCGGCTTCACGTACTCACACACGTTCGAGACGCTGGGGACCTACGAGTACTACTGCGACCCGCACCGGAGCGCCGGGATGGAAGCGACGATCGAGGTCGTCGAGAACCCCGAGCCAGCGGGCGGCGGCGGGGGCGGCGAGAAGGAACTGCACGACCTCGGCGTTCCGATCCACGCCCACTGGGTCGGCGCGGCGACGATCCTCGGGATCCTCGTGACGGTCATCTTCACGTTCTACATCCTGAAATACGGTGAATCACCGCACACCGGCACCGGGAGGAACTGA
- a CDS encoding cytochrome b, whose translation MSLEKKDEYDHKGWMKEKDLTPVESAFLTTLIWLDKRLRIVDYLELMETLYYRVNLQMPKSHTEQYNLDNKFWYWYPLYTLGLFSTLAYVVAAISGALLGFYYSPSAAAGTEAAGTVAYESIAFIMRDLQFGFMLRSIHRWAAQVMVAAVFLHMLRVYFTGAYKEPRELNWLIGIVLISLTMVFGYTGYLLPWDQLAFWAGQIGVEMSLSIPLIGEWIAQLLFGGFSLSQATLQRMYILHVFLLPFVVTALIAIHIGIVWVQGIAEPH comes from the coding sequence ATGAGCCTCGAAAAGAAAGACGAATACGATCACAAGGGCTGGATGAAAGAGAAGGATCTGACTCCCGTGGAGTCGGCCTTCCTCACGACGCTCATCTGGCTCGACAAGCGACTCCGCATCGTCGACTACCTGGAACTGATGGAGACCCTCTACTACCGGGTCAACCTCCAGATGCCGAAGAGTCACACCGAGCAGTACAACCTCGACAACAAGTTCTGGTACTGGTACCCCCTGTACACGCTGGGGCTGTTCTCCACGCTGGCGTACGTCGTCGCCGCGATAAGCGGGGCGCTGTTGGGATTCTACTACAGTCCGTCGGCCGCCGCCGGAACGGAAGCGGCGGGGACCGTCGCCTACGAGAGCATCGCGTTCATCATGCGCGACCTCCAGTTCGGGTTTATGCTCCGGTCGATCCACCGCTGGGCGGCGCAGGTGATGGTCGCGGCGGTGTTCCTGCACATGCTCCGGGTGTACTTCACCGGGGCGTACAAGGAGCCCCGCGAGCTGAACTGGCTCATCGGCATCGTCCTGATCAGCCTGACGATGGTGTTCGGATACACCGGCTACCTGCTGCCGTGGGACCAGCTCGCCTTCTGGGCGGGACAGATCGGCGTCGAGATGTCGCTGTCGATCCCGCTCATCGGCGAGTGGATCGCCCAGCTGCTCTTCGGCGGCTTCTCGCTGAGTCAGGCGACGCTGCAACGGATGTACATCCTCCACGTGTTCCTGCTCCCGTTCGTGGTGACGGCGCTGATCGCCATCCACATCGGCATCGTCTGGGTGCAGGGCATCGCGGAACCCCACTAA
- a CDS encoding cytochrome b family protein, translating into MTDEDTTTDDDVRADGSGIVAPDDETPTWRERKERTQGLSQLTYEYFERARREDQDLRQESDYVERDVLAFPTWPHEIIRNLAIASFFVGMLLFLSATLPPHIGDPANPSSTPAIILPDWYLYWSFGLLKLGPLNPELSILGGQKLMADRTYGVLANLVVVGFVAIVPFLNKGSARRPVEQPFWAAVGVGGVIFAFTISVYSAKNLLPMNVHLAFDLTFLLPIVGGFVTWAVLKTMREGYMYDLNRRYYRLRPPK; encoded by the coding sequence ATGACCGACGAAGACACCACCACCGACGACGACGTCCGCGCCGACGGCAGCGGCATCGTCGCGCCGGACGACGAAACGCCGACGTGGCGCGAGCGCAAGGAGCGTACGCAGGGGCTCTCACAGCTCACGTACGAGTACTTCGAGCGCGCCCGTCGAGAAGACCAGGACCTCCGACAGGAGTCCGACTACGTCGAGCGCGACGTGCTCGCGTTCCCGACGTGGCCCCACGAGATCATCCGCAACCTCGCCATCGCGAGCTTCTTCGTGGGGATGCTTTTGTTCCTGTCGGCGACGCTCCCGCCGCACATCGGCGACCCCGCGAACCCCTCGAGCACGCCGGCGATCATCCTGCCCGACTGGTACCTCTACTGGTCGTTCGGCCTGCTCAAGCTCGGCCCCCTCAACCCGGAGCTGTCGATCCTGGGCGGACAGAAGCTGATGGCCGACCGGACCTACGGCGTGCTCGCGAACCTCGTCGTCGTCGGCTTCGTCGCCATCGTCCCGTTCCTCAACAAGGGGAGCGCCCGCCGACCGGTCGAGCAGCCCTTCTGGGCGGCCGTCGGCGTCGGCGGCGTCATCTTCGCGTTCACCATCAGCGTCTACTCCGCGAAGAACCTCCTGCCGATGAACGTCCACCTCGCGTTCGACCTGACGTTCCTGCTGCCGATCGTCGGCGGGTTCGTCACCTGGGCGGTGCTGAAGACGATGCGCGAGGGGTACATGTACGACCTCAACCGCAGGTACTACCGCTTGCGCCCGCCGAAGTAG